A genomic region of Jeotgalibaca ciconiae contains the following coding sequences:
- a CDS encoding dCTP deaminase/dUTPase family protein has product MRSRGFEIVSKYEGKGLSLPKRATAHSAGYDFEASEDTLLPSIWNTFFKHDRDASTKGITPVLVPTGIKAYMEEDEYLQLTNRSSNPLKRFLVLPNGVGVVDADYYNNESNEGEIFFQLMNFGLRDKVIKKGERIGQGIFMKFLKADNDISNGQDRVGGFGSSDDE; this is encoded by the coding sequence ATGAGAAGCAGAGGATTTGAAATCGTAAGTAAATATGAGGGAAAGGGGTTATCTTTACCGAAACGGGCGACTGCTCATTCAGCAGGCTATGACTTTGAAGCATCGGAAGATACTCTGTTGCCATCAATCTGGAATACATTCTTTAAACATGACCGCGATGCTTCCACGAAAGGAATTACTCCTGTACTTGTTCCAACGGGCATCAAAGCATATATGGAAGAAGATGAATATTTGCAATTAACTAACCGTTCGAGCAATCCATTGAAACGATTTTTAGTATTGCCGAATGGCGTGGGTGTTGTGGATGCTGATTATTATAATAACGAATCAAATGAAGGAGAGATTTTTTTCCAATTAATGAATTTTGGTTTGCGAGATAAAGTAATCAAAAAAGGCGAACGGATTGGTCAAGGTATCTTTATGAAATTCCTAAAAGCAGATAATGACATAAGCAACGGCCAAGATAGAGTTGGCGGTTTTGGATCATCCGATGATGAATAG
- a CDS encoding alpha-amylase, translating to MLENGIIMQYFEWELSNDGQLWNQLKKDAAHLKELGVSAVWLPPAYKGTGQEDVGYGVYDLYDLGEFDQKGTVRTKYGTKEEYLAAIEALHELDISVYADVVLNHKAGADETERFYAAEVDPNNRQEKVSDFYEIEGWTKFTFPGRKNKYSDFKWDWEHFTGTDLNKENDKEAIYLIKGINKGWSEDGFVDDEFGNFDYLMYADIDYGNSEVVEEIKKWAQWYIDETGVDGFRLDAIKHIDRRFIKDFVYAIRENDRPDFFVVGEYWKADYDTIQEYLEATEYAVDLFDVPLHFNFHTASVVGGEYDLRDLFNNSLIANAPVQAVTFVDNHDSQPGQALESFVASWFKPMAYAFILLRREGFPCLFYGDYYGINGENPVEPMTEMLDKLLYVRRNHAYGEQKDYFDDAHYVGWTRLGDEEHPFGLAAIIANQDVDGVKEMYVGEQYAGETFADYMGNFDKRVTIDENGCGKFLVRGNSVSVWVKDAVTPEEAFVEDAEESEE from the coding sequence ATGCTTGAAAACGGGATAATTATGCAATATTTTGAATGGGAGCTGTCGAATGATGGTCAGCTATGGAATCAGTTAAAGAAAGATGCTGCTCATTTGAAAGAATTGGGTGTTAGTGCAGTTTGGTTACCTCCTGCTTATAAAGGAACGGGTCAAGAGGATGTTGGCTATGGTGTGTATGATTTATATGATTTAGGAGAATTTGATCAAAAAGGTACAGTTCGTACCAAGTACGGGACGAAGGAAGAGTACTTAGCAGCAATTGAGGCTCTTCATGAATTGGATATTTCGGTTTATGCAGATGTTGTGCTGAATCATAAAGCTGGTGCAGATGAGACAGAGCGGTTTTACGCTGCAGAAGTAGACCCGAATAATCGACAAGAAAAAGTCAGTGATTTTTATGAAATCGAAGGATGGACAAAATTCACTTTTCCTGGAAGAAAGAATAAATATTCTGACTTTAAATGGGATTGGGAACATTTTACGGGAACAGACCTTAACAAAGAAAATGACAAAGAAGCCATCTATCTCATTAAAGGAATCAACAAAGGGTGGAGCGAAGATGGCTTTGTGGATGATGAGTTTGGTAATTTTGATTATTTGATGTATGCAGATATTGATTATGGAAACTCAGAAGTAGTCGAAGAAATAAAAAAATGGGCGCAATGGTATATCGATGAAACAGGTGTAGATGGTTTTCGTCTGGATGCCATCAAACATATTGACCGCCGATTCATAAAAGATTTCGTATACGCTATACGCGAAAATGATCGACCTGATTTTTTTGTTGTAGGTGAGTATTGGAAAGCGGATTATGATACCATTCAAGAATATTTAGAAGCGACGGAATATGCTGTTGATTTATTTGATGTACCGCTCCACTTTAATTTCCATACCGCTTCTGTCGTGGGCGGGGAGTATGATTTGCGAGATTTATTTAACAACTCGCTGATCGCAAATGCGCCTGTACAGGCAGTTACATTTGTAGATAATCATGATTCGCAGCCCGGGCAGGCTTTAGAGTCCTTTGTGGCCTCTTGGTTTAAACCGATGGCGTATGCTTTCATTTTATTGCGCCGAGAAGGGTTTCCTTGTTTGTTTTACGGTGATTACTATGGAATTAATGGAGAAAATCCCGTTGAACCGATGACAGAAATGCTTGATAAATTATTGTATGTAAGAAGAAACCATGCTTATGGGGAACAAAAGGATTACTTTGACGATGCTCACTACGTTGGCTGGACACGTCTAGGTGATGAAGAACATCCTTTTGGTCTTGCTGCGATTATCGCTAACCAAGATGTAGATGGAGTGAAAGAAATGTATGTCGGTGAACAATACGCAGGAGAGACGTTTGCTGATTACATGGGGAATTTTGACAAAAGAGTGACCATTGACGAAAATGGCTGTGGGAAATTTTTAGTACGTGGAAATTCTGTATCTGTATGGGTTAAGGATGCCGTAACACCGGAAGAAGCCTTCGTGGAAGATGCAGAAGAGAGCGAAGAATAA
- a CDS encoding PIN/TRAM domain-containing protein, whose translation MKKRIISFIFLIIGGSIGLTLMPYFWELLNIENSTFNNQFVNFGIGALIFLLLSLLMTNFILDVFKKIENYFSKQSASFLLFGALGIIIGLILAWLVGIPLAAFNISIISNVVPSILSIVFAYLGFYIGTTRIEDFRKLFTPKTKRPDEGVLLERKADNDFRKYKILDTSVIIDGRIYEIAKTGFLEGVLVIPNFVLRELQYIADSSDSLKRVRGRRGLDILNSLQKEEVIPVESYDGEFEEIAEVDSKLIRLAKLIDGVIITNDYNLNKVSEFQNVPVLNINELANAVKPVVIPGENMTVTIVKAGTERNQGVAYLDDGTMIVVEDGQHYMNKTIGVVVTSALQTAAGRMIFAKPAHSQKGIKNN comes from the coding sequence ATGAAGAAAAGAATTATCTCGTTTATATTTTTAATTATTGGGGGAAGTATTGGTTTAACCCTTATGCCTTATTTTTGGGAACTATTAAACATTGAAAACTCTACCTTCAATAATCAATTCGTCAACTTCGGCATTGGCGCACTTATATTCTTGTTACTTTCTTTACTCATGACGAATTTTATTTTAGATGTTTTCAAAAAAATAGAAAATTATTTCAGCAAACAATCAGCAAGTTTCCTGTTGTTTGGTGCTTTAGGGATTATTATTGGGCTCATTCTTGCGTGGTTAGTAGGAATTCCCTTAGCAGCATTTAATATTTCTATTATTAGTAATGTTGTTCCATCTATTCTTTCCATCGTATTTGCCTATCTTGGTTTTTATATAGGTACCACGCGAATTGAAGATTTTCGCAAACTGTTCACGCCAAAAACAAAGCGTCCCGATGAAGGTGTCTTGTTAGAAAGAAAAGCAGACAATGATTTTCGTAAATATAAGATTTTAGATACGAGTGTTATTATTGACGGGCGTATTTATGAAATCGCAAAAACAGGCTTTCTAGAAGGTGTATTGGTTATACCGAACTTTGTTTTAAGAGAACTACAATACATCGCCGATTCATCCGATAGCTTGAAACGGGTTCGCGGCCGCCGTGGACTGGATATTCTAAACAGTCTGCAAAAAGAAGAAGTAATTCCGGTGGAGAGTTATGATGGTGAGTTTGAGGAGATTGCAGAAGTGGACAGCAAACTGATCCGCCTAGCAAAATTAATTGATGGTGTCATCATAACCAATGACTATAATTTGAATAAAGTAAGTGAATTTCAAAATGTGCCGGTATTGAATATTAATGAATTAGCAAATGCAGTAAAACCAGTCGTGATTCCTGGAGAAAACATGACAGTCACAATCGTTAAGGCTGGTACCGAGCGGAACCAAGGAGTAGCTTATCTGGACGATGGGACAATGATTGTTGTAGAAGATGGACAGCATTATATGAATAAAACAATTGGTGTTGTAGTGACAAGCGCCTTGCAAACTGCTGCTGGTCGAATGATTTTTGCTAAACCCGCACACTCACAAAAAGGAATCAAAAATAACTAA
- the gltX gene encoding glutamate--tRNA ligase encodes MTKKIRVRYAPSPTGHLHIGNARTALFNYLFARHNDGEFIIRIEDTDLKRNIEHGEESQLENLQWLGIDWDEGPDKPGEYGPYRQSERKDIYDSMIDQLLLSNRAYKCYCTEEELEEEREQQRARGEMPHYGGRCAHLTPADQQEKEAQGIEPVIRFRVPKDNTYSFNDIVKGEINFEASSVGGDFIIRKRDGFPTYNFAVVIDDHLMGITHVLRGDDHIANTPKQMMIYEAFEWTVPEFGHMTLIINSETGKKLSKRDEAILQFISQYRELGYLPEAMFNFITLLGWSPVGEDEIFSREELIKIFDPARLSKSPAAFDSKKLEWVNNQYMKETDLDQVVPLAIEHLVQAGRVPENASEETQGWVKKLVSLYHEQMSYAAEIVPLSELFFSEILELDEAEKEILTGETVPVVLEAFKALLPEVEPFEEANIKAAIKQVQKDTKIKGKNLFMPIRIAISGEMHGPELGKTIEVLGKEKSLNHLEQVLTLLKK; translated from the coding sequence ATGACTAAAAAAATTCGCGTTCGTTATGCACCAAGTCCAACAGGACATCTTCACATAGGAAATGCACGGACAGCCCTTTTTAACTACTTATTTGCCCGACATAATGATGGAGAGTTTATTATCCGTATTGAGGATACTGACCTGAAACGAAACATTGAACATGGGGAAGAAAGTCAGTTGGAGAACCTTCAATGGTTAGGAATTGACTGGGATGAAGGTCCTGACAAGCCTGGAGAATATGGACCGTATAGACAATCGGAACGTAAAGATATTTATGATTCAATGATTGACCAATTATTATTGTCGAACCGGGCCTATAAGTGCTATTGTACGGAAGAAGAACTAGAGGAAGAAAGAGAACAACAACGTGCTCGCGGAGAAATGCCGCATTATGGTGGACGTTGCGCTCATTTGACACCAGCAGATCAACAAGAAAAAGAAGCGCAAGGAATCGAACCTGTTATCCGTTTCCGTGTTCCAAAAGACAATACTTATTCTTTCAATGATATTGTAAAAGGTGAAATTAATTTTGAAGCAAGTAGTGTAGGAGGAGACTTCATTATTCGCAAACGCGACGGTTTCCCAACCTATAACTTCGCTGTTGTCATCGATGATCATTTGATGGGCATTACTCACGTATTACGCGGAGACGATCATATTGCCAATACACCAAAACAAATGATGATTTATGAAGCATTTGAATGGACAGTGCCGGAATTTGGACATATGACATTAATTATCAATAGTGAAACAGGGAAAAAACTAAGTAAACGTGATGAAGCAATCCTTCAATTCATCAGTCAGTATCGTGAATTGGGTTATCTGCCGGAAGCAATGTTTAACTTCATCACATTACTAGGCTGGTCTCCAGTCGGTGAAGATGAAATCTTCAGCCGCGAAGAGTTGATAAAGATTTTTGATCCAGCTCGCTTAAGTAAGTCACCCGCTGCTTTTGATTCTAAGAAACTAGAATGGGTAAACAATCAATATATGAAGGAAACGGATTTGGATCAGGTAGTTCCTTTAGCAATTGAGCATCTTGTACAAGCAGGACGTGTCCCTGAAAATGCATCAGAAGAGACACAAGGATGGGTTAAAAAATTAGTTTCTTTATATCATGAACAAATGAGTTATGCGGCTGAAATTGTGCCGTTATCAGAATTATTCTTCTCTGAAATATTGGAATTAGACGAAGCAGAAAAAGAAATATTGACTGGAGAAACGGTTCCTGTAGTATTAGAAGCTTTCAAAGCTTTGTTGCCGGAAGTAGAGCCTTTTGAAGAAGCAAACATTAAAGCTGCAATTAAACAAGTTCAAAAAGACACGAAAATAAAAGGTAAAAATTTGTTCATGCCGATTCGAATCGCGATCAGTGGAGAGATGCACGGACCTGAATTAGGAAAAACGATTGAAGTTCTTGGAAAAGAGAAGAGTTTGAATCATTTAGAACAAGTATTAACATTATTGAAAAAATAA
- the radA gene encoding DNA repair protein RadA: MAKKRSIKYVCQACGYESPKWLGRCPNCGAWNQMEEEKEAVISKTHQPRVNFTGKTAEAVAIQDIKIEDIPRTPTDMEEVNHVLGGGIVPGSLILIGGDPGIGKSTLLLQISAQINNKNIPVLYVSGEESSGQIKMRAERLGVKGSDFYIYPETDVDSINETIERLKPKLVIIDSIQTMIKGSNDSAAGSVSQVREATQEFMRIAKTNNIAIFIVGHVTKEGNIAGPRMLEHMVDTVLYFEGDRHHTFRILRAVKNRFGSTNEIGVFEMNEGGLREVSNPSEMFLEERLAGASGSAIVASMEGTRPILAEIQCLITPTVFGNARRTASGLDHNRVSLILAVLEKRAGLLLQNQDAYFKSTGGVRLDEPAIDLSLAVSVASSYWDTDTSATECFVGEIGLTGEIRRVNRIEQRVNEAKKLGFTKVYIPKNNLSGWRHPEGIELIGVASVQETLRKVFPNRN; this comes from the coding sequence ATGGCAAAAAAACGATCAATTAAATACGTATGCCAAGCGTGTGGATATGAATCTCCTAAATGGTTAGGAAGATGTCCAAATTGCGGTGCTTGGAATCAAATGGAAGAAGAAAAAGAAGCCGTTATTTCCAAGACACACCAACCTCGCGTGAACTTTACAGGGAAAACAGCAGAAGCAGTAGCTATTCAAGATATTAAAATAGAAGACATTCCTCGAACGCCTACTGATATGGAGGAAGTGAACCATGTTTTAGGAGGCGGAATTGTTCCCGGTTCTTTGATTTTAATCGGAGGGGATCCTGGAATTGGAAAATCTACTTTGTTGTTACAGATATCGGCTCAAATCAACAATAAAAATATTCCGGTTCTATATGTTTCTGGAGAAGAGAGTTCGGGTCAGATTAAGATGCGGGCGGAACGCCTAGGGGTAAAGGGTTCTGATTTTTATATTTATCCGGAAACGGATGTGGATTCGATTAACGAAACCATTGAGAGGTTAAAGCCAAAGCTCGTGATTATTGACTCCATTCAGACAATGATAAAAGGAAGCAATGATAGTGCGGCGGGAAGTGTTTCCCAGGTTCGCGAAGCAACACAAGAATTTATGAGAATTGCAAAGACGAATAATATTGCGATTTTTATTGTTGGACACGTAACGAAAGAAGGAAATATTGCCGGTCCCAGAATGTTGGAACACATGGTAGATACTGTTTTATATTTTGAAGGCGATCGCCACCATACTTTTCGAATTTTGCGTGCAGTAAAAAACCGTTTTGGGTCTACGAATGAAATTGGTGTATTTGAAATGAATGAAGGAGGGCTGCGGGAAGTTTCAAATCCTTCTGAAATGTTTTTAGAAGAGCGTCTTGCTGGAGCATCTGGCTCTGCGATTGTAGCATCGATGGAAGGGACGCGCCCCATTCTAGCGGAAATTCAATGTCTTATTACACCAACTGTATTTGGAAATGCACGTCGAACTGCAAGCGGACTTGATCATAATCGTGTATCGTTAATTCTAGCGGTATTGGAAAAAAGAGCGGGACTCTTGCTTCAAAATCAAGATGCTTATTTTAAATCTACTGGTGGAGTAAGGTTGGATGAGCCTGCAATTGATTTATCATTGGCGGTCAGTGTCGCATCCAGTTATTGGGATACCGATACATCTGCTACGGAATGTTTTGTTGGGGAAATTGGATTAACCGGAGAAATTCGTCGTGTAAATCGTATTGAGCAACGCGTAAACGAAGCGAAAAAACTTGGTTTTACAAAGGTTTATATTCCAAAAAATAATCTTTCGGGATGGCGACATCCAGAAGGGATTGAATTAATCGGTGTTGCTTCTGTCCAGGAAACGCTACGAAAAGTGTTTCCGAATCGAAACTAA
- a CDS encoding ABC transporter ATP-binding protein, producing the protein MVNMELNNIHKMYDNAENYSVTDFNLHVKDREFIVFVGPSGCGKSTTLRMIAGLEDITEGELKIGETVMNDVAPKDRDIAMVFQNYALYPHMTVYDNMAFGLKLRKYKKEEIKERVENAADILGLREYLDRKPAALSGGQRQRVALGRAIVRDAKVFLMDEPLSNLDAKLRVAMRAEIAKLHRRLNTTTIYVTHDQTEAMTMADRIVIMKDGFIQQIGSPKEVYDTPVNLFVAGFIGSPAMNFFNVTLKDGVISDGKGLNLKLPEGKWKVLEQKGYNNKKVVFGIRPEDIQSEQVVIDANPGSTVKAEVSVSELLGAETMLYSRVGDTEFISRVDARDYHEPGSVIELAFNMNKIHFFDSETEEVITIP; encoded by the coding sequence ATGGTAAATATGGAACTAAATAATATACACAAAATGTATGATAATGCAGAAAACTATTCTGTAACAGATTTTAACTTACATGTAAAAGACCGTGAATTCATCGTATTTGTTGGACCATCCGGTTGTGGAAAATCTACCACATTACGTATGATTGCTGGATTGGAAGATATTACAGAAGGCGAACTAAAAATTGGCGAAACAGTAATGAATGACGTTGCACCAAAAGATCGCGATATCGCGATGGTTTTCCAGAACTACGCTCTATATCCACATATGACTGTATACGATAACATGGCTTTTGGTTTGAAACTTCGTAAATACAAAAAAGAAGAAATCAAGGAACGTGTAGAAAATGCTGCTGATATTCTAGGACTTCGTGAATATCTAGACCGTAAACCAGCTGCTTTATCCGGTGGACAACGTCAACGTGTTGCTTTAGGACGTGCAATCGTTCGTGATGCAAAAGTCTTCTTAATGGATGAGCCTTTATCAAACTTGGATGCAAAACTACGTGTAGCGATGCGTGCTGAAATTGCAAAATTACACCGCCGCTTAAATACAACAACTATTTATGTTACCCATGACCAAACAGAAGCGATGACCATGGCTGACCGTATTGTTATCATGAAAGACGGATTCATTCAACAAATTGGTAGTCCAAAAGAAGTTTATGATACACCAGTGAACTTATTCGTGGCTGGATTCATCGGATCCCCTGCAATGAACTTCTTCAATGTTACATTGAAAGATGGTGTCATTTCAGATGGAAAAGGATTAAACCTGAAACTTCCTGAAGGTAAATGGAAAGTACTCGAACAAAAAGGATACAACAACAAAAAAGTTGTATTTGGTATTCGTCCAGAAGACATTCAAAGTGAACAAGTAGTAATCGACGCAAACCCAGGTTCCACTGTTAAAGCAGAAGTTTCTGTATCAGAATTACTTGGTGCTGAAACAATGTTGTACAGTAGAGTTGGGGATACAGAGTTTATCTCTCGTGTAGACGCTCGTGACTACCATGAACCAGGTTCTGTAATAGAGCTTGCATTCAATATGAATAAGATTCACTTCTTCGATTCAGAAACAGAAGAAGTAATCACAATTCCTTAA